AATCGGCGCAATTGTACGAGCACGCCATGAAGCTGTGGGAGGGCCTGTCCCAGGACATCAACTACAACGTGATGTTCTCCCAGCGCGGTGTCTACAACCTGTGCCACACCTTGCAGGACATTCGTGACTCCGAGCGCCGCGTCAGCGCCAACCGCCTCAACGGTGTCGATGGCGAACTGCTGAACACCGCCCAGGTCGCGGCCGAAATCCCGTACCTGGACTGCTCGAAGAACACCCGTTACCCGATCCTCGGCGCGACCGTTCAGCGCCGTGGTGGCGTTGCCCGTCACGACGCCGTGGCCTGGGGTTACGCCCGTGCCGCCGACGCCCTGGGCGTGGACCTGATCCAGCAGACCGAAGTGATCGGTTTCCGCAAGGAAAACGGCGCGGTCATCGGTGTCGAAACCAACAAAGGCTTCATCGGCGCCAAGCGTGTCGGCGTGGTCACTGCGGGTAACTCCGGGCACATGGCCAAACTGGCCGGCTTCCGCCTGCCGCTGGAATCGCACCCGCTGCAAGCCCTGGTGTCCGAGCCGATCAAGCCAATCATCGACAGCGTGATCATGTCCAACGCCGTGCACGGCTACATCAGCCAGTCCGACAAGGGCGACCTGGTGATCGGCGCCGGTATCGACGGTTGGGTCGGCTACGGCCAGCGCGGTTCGTACCCGGTGATCGAGCACACCCTGCAAGCGATCGTCGAGATGTTCCCCAACCTCTCGCGCGTGCGCATGAACCGCCAATGGGGCGGCATCGTCGACACCTCGCCGGACGCCTGCCCGATCATCTCCAAAACCCCGGTCAAGAACATGTTCTTCAACTGCGGTTGGGGTACCGGTGGCTTCAAGGCGACCCCGGGTTCGGGCAACGTCTTCGCTGCCAGCCTGGCCAAAGGCGAGATGCACCCACTGGCCGCGCCGTTCTCCATGGACCGTTTCTACAACGGCGCACTGATCGACGAACACGGCGCCGCCGCCGTCGCCCACTAACCGGAGACACCGTCATGTTGCATATTTTCTGTCCCCACTGCGGCGAGCTGCGCTCCGAAGAAGAGTTCCACGCCTCTGGCCAGGCGCACATCGCCCGCCCGCTGGACCCTGCCGCCTGCTCCGACGAGGAGTGGGGTACCTACATGTTCTTCCGTGACAACCCGCGCGGTATTCACCACGAACTGTGGGACCACGTTGCCGGCTGCCGTCAGTACTTCAACGTCACCCGCGACACCGTGACCTACGAGATTCTGGAAACCTACAAGATTGGCGAGAAGCCGCAGGTGACCGCCAACGGCAAGCAAAACAGCGCACCGTCGACCGTCAAAGGCCAAGGGGAAAAAGTATGAGCCAGACCTATCGCCTCGCCAGCGGCGGCCGTATCGATCGCAGCAAGGTCCTGAACTTCACCTTCAACGGCAAGACCTACCAGGGTTATGCCGGTGACAGCCTGGCCGCTGCGTTGCTGGCCAACGGCGTTGACATCGTCGGCCGCAGCTTCAAGTACTCGCGCCCGCGCGGCATCATCGCCGCCGGTACCGAAGAGCCGAACGCCATCCTGCAGATCGGCTCCAGCGAAGCCACCCAGATCCCTAACGT
The Pseudomonas kermanshahensis genome window above contains:
- a CDS encoding sarcosine oxidase subunit beta family protein, which encodes MQRYSGFGLFKHSLSHHENWQRMWRTPTPKKVYDVVIVGGGGHGLATAYYLAKEHGITNVAVIEKGYLGGGNTARNTTIVRSNYLWDESAQLYEHAMKLWEGLSQDINYNVMFSQRGVYNLCHTLQDIRDSERRVSANRLNGVDGELLNTAQVAAEIPYLDCSKNTRYPILGATVQRRGGVARHDAVAWGYARAADALGVDLIQQTEVIGFRKENGAVIGVETNKGFIGAKRVGVVTAGNSGHMAKLAGFRLPLESHPLQALVSEPIKPIIDSVIMSNAVHGYISQSDKGDLVIGAGIDGWVGYGQRGSYPVIEHTLQAIVEMFPNLSRVRMNRQWGGIVDTSPDACPIISKTPVKNMFFNCGWGTGGFKATPGSGNVFAASLAKGEMHPLAAPFSMDRFYNGALIDEHGAAAVAH
- a CDS encoding sarcosine oxidase subunit delta; translation: MLHIFCPHCGELRSEEEFHASGQAHIARPLDPAACSDEEWGTYMFFRDNPRGIHHELWDHVAGCRQYFNVTRDTVTYEILETYKIGEKPQVTANGKQNSAPSTVKGQGEKV